Genomic segment of Desulfallas thermosapovorans DSM 6562:
TGATTCTCTGTTACTAACCCCCCTGTAAACCCCCTTTACTATGATTGTTTTTTTACAAGTATTGGGCAATAACCGCAATACTCTGACAATAACAGAAAAAACAACAGCGGGATACTGCTTTTTATGTTGCTGAAAATTTAATAAAATTATACTATTTTTTGGCGGCCACCCGCTGCAGAAAGCTATCCGCCCGGACGATGAACCGCTGGTGAGTTCCCCGCCCAACCAATTCCATTTCATCATAGGCCTCCACTTCAAAAAGCAGTCGCCGCCCGTCCACTTCCAGCAACCTGGACTGGGCCCGTACACGACCACCCACAGGGGTGGCGGCGATGTGCTCCACCTCCACCTTGATACCCACGGTGGTATAACCCCGGGGCAGCAGTGGATCTACGGAGCTTAAGGCAGCCTTTTCCATTAAACCAATCATGGCGGGAGTAGCAAACACGTTAATATCACCGCTGCCATAGGCAATGGCGGTGTTTCCCTCATTAACTTCCGCTTGAGCCGTACCGGTTAAGCCGGGGCTAATTTGACCGGTTAAAGACAACAGGTATCACCTCAACTTTGCAGCGAGTTCTTAATTCAGACAGGAATTCTTTTACTCCATCTGAATTTTAGAACTGCAAATGCATGACTTGGCTGGCGTTTGACTCCCCCATGTAGAGGCGGGAAACTTACGCCGGTAGTTCTTATAATACGGCTTTTGTAATGTTGGAACTACCAGTCCTTCGGGTTAGCCAGATTAAATGGAATTTATTCTACATAAGTGACTTTATTTCCTGCTAAAAAGAATCTTGCATTATTAATTTCATAAATTTTTCTTCTTTTCCCCAAAGCAAAAAGCGGCCCCTGGAGGCCGCTTTTTATTCATAAATCCAGTTATCTATGTCCCGTTTGTATTCTATTATTTCTCCCGGCGCAAAAAACAATGCCAGTTCCCTGGCTGCACTTTCGACAGAGTCCGAGCCGTGTACCACATTGCGGCCGATATCCATGCCAAAGGTGCCGCGGATAGTTCCCTGGGCAGCTTTAAGGGGGTTGGTTGCCCCCATCATTTCCCGGGCCGTGCTCACTGCATCTTTACCCTCCAAAGCCATGGCCACCACCGGGCCGGA
This window contains:
- the ndk gene encoding nucleoside-diphosphate kinase, with product MERTYVMVKPDGVQRNLIGEIISRFEKKGLKIVGLKMLHISRELAERHYGEHRGKPFFEPLVDYITSGPVVAMALEGKDAVSTAREMMGATNPLKAAQGTIRGTFGMDIGRNVVHGSDSVESAARELALFFAPGEIIEYKRDIDNWIYE
- a CDS encoding thioesterase family protein; the encoded protein is MSLTGQISPGLTGTAQAEVNEGNTAIAYGSGDINVFATPAMIGLMEKAALSSVDPLLPRGYTTVGIKVEVEHIAATPVGGRVRAQSRLLEVDGRRLLFEVEAYDEMELVGRGTHQRFIVRADSFLQRVAAKK